The Stomoxys calcitrans chromosome 3, idStoCalc2.1, whole genome shotgun sequence genome includes a region encoding these proteins:
- the LOC131996060 gene encoding uncharacterized protein LOC131996060, with translation MPDTEPTNNTSDGGNSKNLLPYMTKIASMLKQLGMLKKSLTTAQLSEYDEADLSVRLDYVEQIGASFEEAQSALEEMVTAEMESEERMKFTALYLDVKAKLTRQMNSIRRLESNPRSSTVRQFSVDGGPFSENSSSTRKTRLPEIQLPKFGGAYADWLNFFSLFSTIVDSSAELSDLEKFHHLRSSLTGAALDTISSLELNERNYMEAVKLLKNRFDNKLLNFQTHIKAIFLLKAVEVSPAIGLRQLSDKFNSHLRAMQTIASRDQIADGLLVYLAATKMDRDSQIKWEESLAVNELPSWQSMSSFLEQRCRMLENLENSVVCAGSIQQNNKKQSFKNRHVHVASGSSSPLCAFCDSMDHYIVNCPPFSNLSPSLRFKEAKRLKLCLNCLRKGHVLKKCNSGSCRQCSSKHHTMLHMDQTPSAQPSVVVEPSISQSVLVSSADSSGRSATTGGTVLLATAIVLAKNKFGNFVPCRAILDSASQLNMIANRFAKTLGLNCNRVSATVFGIGDGSMLVEKSVDLVVKSCHSDFTTSFAAMVVPSITDYKPKINLDASNWNMPKNIQLADPAFNKPDHIDMLIGAELFFNLMSVGQIKIGVNLPVLQKTLFGWVVAGGSFQPCKSWSLAVSYSELEEEEEKLSTVVKSFWEIETNFVYDESRSDNELYCENHFLTNFVRLPSGSYSVRLPQIESRGVSSLGGSYQRALQRLMSLERKFRRSPEIKAQYTTFMREYATLSHMSLIAPQVPESKYYLPHHCVHKLDSTSTKLRVVFDGSAKTATGLSLNDILHSGPTIQPKLFNTLVRYRFFKVALSGDICKMYRCVRVSHPDDYLQCILWRENEADDIKTYKLNTVTYGTKPAAFLAIRAMHQLAIDEEENFPLGSKVVRRDFYVDDMLSGGNTIAEVEEIRHQVTALLKKGEFLIRKWCSNDPDALRDVPAEDCETLLKFHDGTDVTKTLGLTWDPQSDNFIFSFTPIDDWKVVTKRSILSSIARLYDPLGLIGPVITKAKMFMQHLWKLNLQWDESLPQSLHSLWIEYISKFDLMHRFTFPRHVSMASASLQIHGFCDASLAAYGACVYVRSQFNSVIKSELLCSKSRVAPLKTLTVPKLELSAACLLAELIDTVVKSLDFHCEIHCWSDSMVVLSWLRELPSNFNVFVANRISRIQSYGTRITWHYVPTKLNPADILSRGATPGELLHSSLWKGGPNFLLNEASSWPDTASYVDDLPERRRHVLLTTSLTDLSIQCKYRNSFLKMQRIFAYVSKFVYSKLSAHTEVLTPDDIRAGTRLLVKNIQLVHFSEEYKALKSDKEIASSSKLYSLAPIIDEFGLIRVGGRLQNSTLDFDARHPIILPKKHPFTASMATHLEVVQDLSTPSFLCSLRRFVATRGKPKTIWSDNASNFVGAKNELDELKQMFSRQSHLNAIHDQCLDDGIDWKFIPPRSPHFGGLWEAAVKSAKFHFYRAVGLNKLTFDELRTLVCQISAILNSRPLCPLSEDPEDLDVLTPGHFLVGGPLISIPEPNMSWINFGRLNSWQKVSELQQIFWRKWSTSYLTLLQERSKWQAQSDNISVGAMVVIKDENLPPLKWQMGRVEETIKGEDGIVRVVNVRTSSGIFKRAITKLAVLPISESVEAPRPSTGGGC, from the exons ATGCCAGACACAGAGCCTACCAACAATACAAGTGATGGcggaaattcaaaaaatttattgcccTACATGACAAAAATTGCATCAATGCTGAAACAGTTGGGAATGTTGAAAAAATCCCTTACAACGGCGCAGCTTAGTGAATATGATGAGGcagatttgtccgtccgtcttgacTATGTAGAGCAGATAGGCGCCTCATTCGAAGAGGCTCAGTCAGCATTGGAAGAGATGGTAACGGCCGAAATGGAAAGTGAAGAAAGGATGAAATTTACCGCCTTGTATTTGGAtgtcaaggccaaattgactcGACAGATGAATTCCATCCGTAGATTGGAATCAAATCCCCGGTCTTCGACTGTGCGCCAATTTTCTGTTGATGGAGGTCCATTTTCTGAAAATTCATCCTCGACACGCAAAACACGCCTACCAGAGATCCAGTTGCCAAAGTTTGGTGGAGCTTATGCTGATTGGCTGAATTTCTTTTCACTGTTCTCAACAATTGTCGACAGCAGCGCAGAGCTAAGTGACCTGGAAAAATTCCATCATCTGCGCTCAAGCTTAACAGGTGCCGCCTTGGACACAATTTCATCGTTGGAGCTAAACGAAAGAAATTATATGGAAGCGGTAAAATTGTTGAAGAatcgttttgataataaattgttaaattttcagaCCCATATAAAGGCCATTTTTTTGCTGAAAGCTGTGGAAGTTTCCCCAGCCATTGGTTTGCGCCAGCTTAGTGACAAATTTAATTCGCACCTGCGAGCCATGCAGACGATTGCCAGtagagaccaaattgcagatggGCTCTTAGTATATTTAGCTGCCACTAAAATGGATAGAGATTCCCAAATTAAGTGGGAGGAGAGCCTGGCTGTGAATGAATTGCCGTCGTGGCAGTCCATGTCAAGTTTTTTAGAGCAAAGATGTCGTATGCTGGAAAACTTGGAGAATTCCGTGGTTTGTGCCGGCTCTATtcagcaaaacaacaaaaagcaatCATTTAAAAATCGCCACGTACATGTGGCCTCTGGAAGCTCTTCTCCTTTGTGTGCTTTTTGTGATTCAATGGACCACTACATTGTCAATTGTCCACCTTTCAGCAATCTCTCCCCATCTCTTCGTTTCAAAGAGGCAAAGCGTTTGAAATTGTGCCTCAATTGTCTTCGGAAGGGCCATGTGTTAAAAAAGTGCAATTCGGGCTCTTGCAGGCAATGCTCTTCAAAACACCACACAATGTTGCATATGGACCAAACGCCGTCAGCCCAGCCATCTGTTGTAGTGGAACCATCTATATCCCAATCAGTTCTTGTTTCGTCAGCTGATTCATCTGGAAGGTCAGCAACCACGGGTGGAACCGTCCTGTTGGCAACAGCTATTGTCCTCGCCAAAAACAAGTTTGGGAATTTTGTGCCGTGTCGAGCAATTTTGGATTCTGCATCCCAGTTGAAcatgattgcaaatcgttttgcAAAGACTCTTGGCTTAAATTGTAATCGAGTCTCAGCCACAGTTTTCGGCATAGGTGATGGAAGTATGCTGGTTGAAAAATCTGTTGATTTGGTTGTGAAATCATGCCATAGTGATTTCACCACTTCGTTCGCTGCCATGGTGGTACCAAGCATCACTgactacaagccaaaaataaatCTCGATGCCTCCAACTGGAatatgcccaagaacattcaatTAGCAGACCCTGCATTTAACAAGCCGGATCATATCGACATGTTAATTGGTGCCGAATTGTTTTTCAATCTGATGTCAGTGGggcaaataaaaattggtgTCAACCTCCCTGTTTTACAAAAAACATTATTCGGCTGGGTCGTAGCAGGTGGTAGTTTTCAGCCATGTAAATCCTGGTCACTTGCTGTGTCGTATTCCGAGCTtgaggaagaagaagagaagcTTTCAACCGTCGTCAAATCCTTTTGGGAAATCGAGACCAACTTTGTTTATGATGAATCCAGATCTGACAATGAACTCTACTGCGAAAATCATTTTCTAACCAACTTCGTTCGTTTGCCTTCTGGGTCATATTCTGTTCGGCTGCCGCAAATCGAAAGCAGGGGTGTCTCATCACTTGGTGGTTCCTATCAGCGTGCATTACAACGTCTAATGTCTTTGGAAAGAAAGTTTCGTCGGAGTCCAGAAATAAAGGCTCAATATACAACTTTTATGCGTGAGTATGCCACATTAAGCCATATGTCGTTAATCGCGCCACAGGTACCCGAATCGAAGTACTACTTGCCACACCACTGTGTCCACAAGTTGGACAGCACATCGACCAAACTTAGAGTGGTTTTTGATGGATCGGCAAAAACCGCAACTGGGCTATCATTAAACGATATTTTGCATTCCGGCCCTACCATACAACCAAAGCTGTTCAATACCTTGGTGAGGTACAGGTTCTTTAAGGTGGCCCTTAGTGGAGACATTTGTAAAATGTACAGGTGCGTTCGAGTGTCACACCCTGACGATTACCTCCAATGCATTCTGTGGCGAGAGAACGAGGCGGATGATATCAAAACCTATAAACTGAACACAGTCACCTATGGTACAAAACCCGCTGCATTCCTGGCTATCCGTGCAATGCATCAACTTGCAATCGATGAAGAAGAGAACTTTCCACTGGGTTCCAAAGTGGTTCGACGTGACTTCTACGTAGATGACATGCTTTCTGGTGGCAATACCATAGCAGAGGTCGAAGAGATAAGGCATCAAGTAACAGCTTTGCTTAAAAAGGGCGAATTCTTGATTCGCAAGTGGTGCTCCAATGATCCAGATGCCCTACGGGATGTTCCTGCAGAAGACTGTGAAacattgttaaaatttcatgacggtACAGATGTCACCAAAACTCTTGGGCTCACTTGGGATCCCCAGAGTGATAATTTCATTTTCTCTTTTACCCCCATTGATGACTGGAAGGTGGTGACAAAGCGGTCCATTTTATCTTCGATTGCCCGCCTTTACGATCCATTGGGTTTGATTGGTCCAGTCATTACAAAggcaaaaatgtttatgcagcATCTGTGGAAACTCAATCTTCAATGGGATGAAAGCTTGCCTCAATCACTACATTCATTGTGGATTGAatatatttcgaaattcgatctgATGCACCGTTTCACATTTCCACGGCATGTTTCAATGGCGTCGGCATCATTGCAGATTCATGGTTTCTGCGATGCCAGCTTGGCTGCTTACGGCGCATGTGTCTATGTGAGGTCCCAATTCAACAGCGTCATTAAATCTGAACTTCTGTGCTCTAAATCGAGAGTTGCCCCATTGAAGACGCTCACTGTACCAAAACTCGAACTTTCAGCTGCATGCCTTCTAGCTGAGCTGATTGATACTGTGGTGAAATCTCtagattttcactgtgaaatccATTGTTGGTCCGATTCGATGGTGGTGTTGTCCTGGCTTCGAGAGCTGCCATCCAACTTCAACGTTTTCGTTGCCAATCGAATTTCTCGAATTCAgtcatatgggactcgaattacCTGGCACTACGTTCCAACAAAACTCAATCCAGCAGACATCTTGTCGAGAGGTGCGACACCTGGGGAGCTACTCCATTCATCACTGTGGAAAGGTGGTCCAAACTTCCTGCTGAATGAAGCATCAAGCTGGCCTGATACTGCAAGTTATGTGGATGACTTACCTGAGCGTAGAAGACATGTATTGTTGACGACCTCTCTTACTGATTTGTCGATACAGTGTAAGTATCGCAattcttttttgaaaatgcaACGAATTTTTGCGTATGTTTCTAAATTTGTATATTCCAAATTGAGTGCCCATACCGAAGTATTAACCCCTGACGACATTAGAGCTGGTACTCGCCTCCTGGTTAAAAACATTCAGCTTGTACATTTTTCTGAGGAATACAAGGCGTTGAAATCAGATAAGGAAATTGCATCGTCTAGCAAGTTGTATTCGTTGGCACCTATTATTGATGAGTTTGGGTTAATTCGAGTTGGTGGGCGTCTCCAAAACTCAACCCTGGACTTTGATGCTCGTCACCCCATTATTCTGCCCAAAAAGCATCCGTTTACTGCATCAATG GCAACCCATCTCGAGGTTGTCCAGGATTTATCAACACCTTCATTTTTGTGCTCGCTTCGACGCTTCGTTGCCACGAGAGGCAAACCCAAAACGATTTGGTCAGACAATGCATCAAATTTTGTGGGCGCAAAAAATGAGTTGGATGAATTAAAGCAGATGTTTTCGAGGCAATCACATCTAAATGCCATTCATGATCAATGTCTTGATGATGGCATTGATTGGAAATTTATTCCACCCAGATCCCCACATTTTGGTGGCCTCTGGGAAGCGGCTGTAAAGTCTGCTAAATTCCATTTTTATCGAGCAGTTGGCCTAAACAAACTTACTTTCGACGAGCTACGCACACTAGtctgccaaatttctgcaatcTTAAACTCTCGTCCATTGTGCCCGCTCTCCGAGGACCCTGAGGACCTAGATGTATTGACGCCTGGCCATTTTTTAGTGGGTGGTCCACTTATTTCAATACCCGAGCCGAATATGTCATGGATAAATTTCGGTCGTCTCAACAGTTGGCAAAAGGTATCGGAATTGCAACAGATTTTTTGGAGAAAGTGGAGTACGTCCTACCTAACGCTGCTACAAGAGAGATCCAAATGGCAGGCTCAAAGTGACAATATATCTGTTGGTGCCATGGTCGTAATAAAAGATGAAAATTTGCCCCCACTAAAGTGGCAAATGGGACGAGTGGAGGAAACTATAAAGGGCGAAGACGGAATAGTTCGAGTGGTGAATGTTCGAACAAGTAGCGGAATCTTTAAGCGAGCCATAACCAAACTAGCCGTACTGCCGATAAGTGAATCAGTTGAAGCCCCAAGACCTTCAACGGGGGGAGGATGTTAA